In one window of Rhodoglobus vestalii DNA:
- a CDS encoding class I SAM-dependent methyltransferase: MSEHLFSALRRWPDIEAPNLFAVDASDRLILDEAESQLADIQPGELVIMGDNYGALTLGAAALHGCTGIRVFQDSLVGELALASNAGDLADRYRTHTLDRALLADARLVLLQLPRSLAELDEWAQAIARFAAPDVTVIAGGRIKHMTLAMNEVLVRSFDVVNVGRARQKSRTLTAMGARRSLERPRYPATSVLREPEIPVVELAVSAHGGAFAGATLDIGTRFLLTFLPEMKSDAASAIDLGSGTGVLAASLALARPDLHVVAIDQSTAAVASTRETANANGVGARIDAFREDALTERPTASADLIVCNPPFHSGATVHAAVALRMLADARRVLKPGGELWVVFNTYLGYRDYLNRTVGPTRQAGRNSKFTVAVSVRA; this comes from the coding sequence ATGTCGGAGCACCTCTTTAGCGCACTGCGCCGCTGGCCAGACATCGAAGCTCCCAACCTTTTTGCTGTCGACGCGAGCGATCGCCTGATCCTTGATGAGGCCGAATCGCAGTTGGCCGACATTCAACCGGGTGAGCTCGTGATCATGGGCGATAACTATGGGGCGCTCACGCTCGGTGCTGCTGCGCTGCATGGTTGCACCGGCATCCGCGTCTTTCAGGATTCGTTGGTGGGAGAACTCGCCCTCGCGTCGAATGCCGGCGACCTTGCTGACCGCTATCGAACACACACCCTCGACCGGGCTTTACTCGCCGACGCACGACTCGTTCTTCTGCAGTTGCCGCGGAGCCTTGCGGAGCTCGACGAATGGGCGCAAGCGATTGCCCGCTTTGCCGCCCCCGATGTCACTGTCATTGCTGGTGGTCGCATCAAACACATGACTCTCGCGATGAACGAGGTACTCGTCCGCTCCTTCGACGTAGTGAACGTCGGCCGGGCACGCCAAAAGTCACGCACCCTCACCGCGATGGGTGCACGCCGCAGCCTGGAACGCCCGCGCTACCCCGCAACCTCGGTCTTGCGCGAACCCGAGATCCCCGTTGTTGAGTTAGCTGTCAGCGCCCACGGTGGCGCCTTTGCCGGCGCAACTCTCGACATCGGCACACGTTTCTTGCTTACCTTCCTGCCCGAGATGAAGTCGGATGCTGCAAGCGCGATCGACCTCGGCAGCGGCACCGGAGTGCTCGCCGCTTCGCTCGCTCTTGCCCGGCCCGACCTGCACGTGGTGGCGATCGACCAGTCCACCGCTGCTGTTGCGTCGACGCGCGAAACCGCCAATGCGAACGGTGTCGGCGCGCGCATTGACGCTTTTCGCGAAGACGCCCTCACCGAACGCCCCACCGCGAGCGCCGACCTCATCGTCTGCAACCCGCCCTTTCACAGCGGAGCCACCGTGCACGCCGCTGTTGCTTTGCGGATGCTGGCTGACGCCCGCCGCGTACTCAAACCCGGCGGCGAACTGTGGGTGGTTTTCAATACCTACCTCGGGTATCGCGACTACCTGAACCGCACTGTCGGGCCCACCCGCCAGGCCGGACGCAACAGCAAATTCACCGTCGCCGTTTCGGTGCGCGCGTAG
- a CDS encoding NAD-dependent succinate-semialdehyde dehydrogenase, which yields MSHSTETQLLNAVPNQLFIGGQWVAASGNKMLDVTDPATGKVIRSISDASAGDGMRALDAAVAAQDAWAATPARERGEILRRTFDLVQKHRDDIALLMTLEMGKPLAEANGEVTYGGEFLRWFSEEAVRISGRFGNTPEGTGRMIVSQRPVGPCFLITPWNFPLAMATRKIAPALAAGCTVVVKPAALTPLSTLFLAKLFEEAGLPAGVLNVVTTSSSSEVSEPIIADSRLRKLSFTGSTPVGKALIKQASENVLRTSMELGGNAPFVVFDDADLDKAVDGAMAAKFRNIGQACTAANRFIVHSSVAAEFAEKVAARVADMKIGRGTEDGVTIGPLINDKAVDKADELVQDAVKRGATLVSGGKRVEGEGSFYEPTIVSGVPADSDILREEIFGPVVSIVEFTDEAEGVRLANDTEYGLVSYVFTESLARGNRMIDALDTGMMGLNVGVLSNAAAPFGGVKQSGIGREGGSEGIHEYLSPKYTLVPNS from the coding sequence ATGAGCCACTCCACTGAAACCCAGCTTCTCAACGCTGTTCCAAATCAGCTCTTCATCGGCGGTCAGTGGGTTGCAGCTTCAGGCAACAAGATGCTCGACGTGACCGACCCCGCTACTGGTAAGGTCATCCGCAGCATTTCGGACGCTTCAGCTGGCGACGGAATGCGTGCCCTCGACGCTGCGGTTGCGGCTCAGGATGCCTGGGCCGCAACGCCTGCCCGTGAGCGTGGCGAAATTCTGCGCCGTACCTTCGATCTCGTCCAGAAGCACCGCGATGACATCGCCCTGCTGATGACACTCGAGATGGGTAAGCCGCTCGCGGAGGCCAACGGTGAGGTCACCTATGGTGGCGAGTTCTTGCGCTGGTTCAGCGAAGAGGCTGTGCGCATTTCGGGTCGCTTCGGCAACACGCCTGAGGGCACCGGCCGCATGATTGTGTCGCAGCGCCCGGTGGGGCCCTGCTTCCTTATTACGCCGTGGAACTTTCCGCTCGCAATGGCTACCCGCAAGATTGCTCCAGCGCTGGCCGCAGGCTGCACGGTCGTCGTGAAGCCTGCCGCGCTCACGCCGCTCAGCACCCTGTTCCTCGCGAAACTCTTCGAAGAGGCCGGCCTTCCTGCCGGCGTGCTCAACGTTGTGACGACCTCCAGCTCCTCTGAGGTGTCGGAGCCGATCATCGCCGACTCGCGGCTGCGCAAGCTCTCCTTCACCGGTTCCACGCCGGTCGGCAAGGCGCTCATCAAACAGGCGTCCGAGAATGTCTTGCGTACGTCGATGGAACTCGGCGGCAATGCCCCGTTCGTGGTCTTCGACGATGCTGACCTCGACAAGGCCGTCGATGGGGCGATGGCCGCGAAGTTCCGCAACATCGGTCAGGCCTGCACTGCAGCAAACCGTTTCATCGTGCACAGCTCGGTTGCGGCCGAGTTCGCCGAAAAGGTCGCCGCCCGCGTCGCCGACATGAAGATCGGTCGCGGCACCGAAGATGGCGTCACCATCGGCCCACTCATCAATGACAAGGCCGTCGACAAGGCAGACGAGTTGGTTCAGGATGCCGTGAAGCGCGGCGCGACTCTCGTCTCCGGCGGCAAGCGCGTTGAGGGTGAAGGAAGCTTCTATGAGCCCACGATCGTCTCGGGTGTTCCGGCTGACAGCGACATCCTGCGGGAAGAAATTTTTGGCCCGGTTGTCTCCATCGTTGAGTTCACCGACGAAGCTGAGGGCGTGCGCTTGGCGAACGACACCGAATATGGTCTCGTCTCGTACGTGTTCACCGAAAGCTTGGCGCGCGGAAACCGGATGATTGACGCCCTCGATACCGGAATGATGGGCCTCAACGTGGGCGTGCTCTCCAACGCGGCTGCCCCCTTCGGTGGCGTCAAGCAGTCCGGCATCGGTCGCGAGGGTGGCTCGGAGGGTATCCACGAGTACCTCTCCCCCAAGTACACACTCGTCCCCAACAGCTAG
- the gabT gene encoding 4-aminobutyrate--2-oxoglutarate transaminase, which translates to MTTSTLAPTAPIGGPTLTQKRELVTAIPGPRSLELLERKKQSVAAAIGITLPIFVEAAGGGVVRDVDGNTLIDFGSGIAVTGVGNAAPAVVEAVSQQVAQFTHTCFMINGYESYIEVAEKLNEITPGDHDKRTALFNSGAEAVENAVKVARYFTGKQAVVAFDHGYHGRTNLTMALTSKSMPYKSGFGPFASEIYRAPMSYPFRDGGITGEQAAARAILQIEKQIGATNLAAIIIEPIQGEGGFVEPAPGFLPALLEWCTANKVIFIADEVQTGFARTGDLFASNHENLVPDLIVTAKGIAGGLPLSAVTGRADVMDAAHVGGLGGTYGGNPIACAAALATIRTFQETGAIQRARDIGTIFRGRLNGLRAGDPRIGDVRGRGAMIAMELVDPTTKEPDAALTSKVAAACHAAGVIVLTCGTYGNVIRFLPPLSISDELIADGLNVVRDALANA; encoded by the coding sequence ATGACTACTTCCACACTCGCCCCCACGGCCCCGATTGGCGGCCCCACTCTCACGCAAAAGCGCGAGCTCGTGACGGCAATTCCCGGACCGCGCTCGCTCGAACTTTTGGAGCGCAAGAAGCAGTCCGTTGCCGCCGCTATTGGCATCACCCTCCCCATCTTCGTTGAAGCAGCAGGTGGGGGCGTTGTTCGCGACGTCGACGGCAACACCCTCATCGACTTCGGCTCCGGCATCGCCGTCACCGGCGTGGGTAACGCGGCCCCCGCCGTTGTCGAAGCCGTCAGCCAGCAGGTCGCCCAGTTCACCCATACCTGCTTCATGATCAACGGTTACGAAAGCTACATTGAGGTCGCCGAGAAGCTCAACGAGATCACCCCTGGCGATCACGACAAGCGCACCGCCCTCTTCAACTCCGGCGCCGAAGCCGTCGAAAACGCCGTCAAGGTTGCCCGCTACTTCACCGGCAAGCAGGCGGTTGTTGCCTTCGATCACGGCTACCACGGGCGCACCAACCTCACGATGGCGCTCACCTCCAAATCGATGCCATACAAGAGTGGATTTGGGCCGTTCGCCTCCGAAATCTACCGCGCCCCCATGTCTTACCCGTTCCGTGACGGCGGAATCACCGGCGAACAAGCCGCTGCCCGCGCCATCCTGCAAATCGAGAAGCAGATCGGCGCCACCAACCTAGCCGCCATCATCATTGAGCCCATCCAGGGTGAAGGTGGCTTCGTTGAACCCGCCCCCGGATTCCTGCCCGCACTGCTCGAATGGTGCACCGCCAACAAGGTGATCTTCATTGCCGACGAAGTGCAAACCGGTTTCGCCCGCACCGGTGACCTCTTCGCCTCCAACCACGAAAACCTGGTTCCCGACCTCATCGTGACCGCCAAAGGCATCGCCGGCGGCCTGCCGCTCTCGGCCGTCACCGGCCGTGCCGACGTCATGGATGCCGCCCACGTCGGCGGCCTCGGCGGAACCTACGGCGGAAACCCCATCGCCTGCGCCGCAGCGCTCGCCACCATCCGCACCTTCCAAGAGACCGGCGCCATCCAGCGCGCCCGCGACATCGGAACCATCTTCCGTGGCCGCCTCAACGGACTCCGCGCCGGCGACCCCCGCATCGGAGACGTGCGCGGCCGGGGCGCCATGATCGCCATGGAACTCGTCGACCCCACGACAAAAGAACCCGACGCCGCCCTCACCTCGAAAGTAGCGGCCGCATGCCACGCCGCCGGCGTCATCGTGCTGACCTGCGGAACCTATGGAAACGTCATCCGGTTCCTGCCGCCACTGTCGATTTCTGACGAACTCATCGCCGACGGCCTCAACGTCGTGCGCGACGCCCTCGCCAACGCTTAA
- a CDS encoding PucR family transcriptional regulator: protein MPTPLWDIVTTPQLALRALTSHDTFDRSVNWVHNSDLDDPTPFLTEGQLLLTTGRQFVDNPAPDFDSYVARLLTAGVAALGFGTEVITHGVPDKLIDACVAVGLPLFEVPYRIPFIAISRLVADNEAEQTRAGFDRALAAQNDIARAAVGKGRLGAAAARAAEHLDCHVWIFDADGEVVGDPSETSMPDCPPDIRSSVNTLLARARRARVADVADNTPDAHRIVQTLGASSRLCGAVAWSRSSEFGDLDRSVMTVLAALAEVSLEQTENLRVGHRAILEQLFQLLKDGRVDSVRRAVRVAGIELPVQRFAVAALNLSDTSASVRDVLERRAARPESRFFAVADGRHLLVLIDAGQLAAERRFFSINNLTVGLSGEVGWTELTGAITQATRSLDAAQPGTITEFESLVGESFFGLLATSSVADIAHARLARVIDSPEGLALLRAAQVWLRHNGQWDPAARELGIHRHGLKTRMQRLADLTNLGLDSFQGRAELWAMLAAIDLNEKP from the coding sequence ATGCCAACACCGCTCTGGGACATCGTCACAACGCCACAATTGGCGCTGCGCGCGCTCACCTCGCACGACACCTTTGACCGCTCAGTGAACTGGGTTCACAACTCCGACCTCGACGACCCGACACCATTTCTCACCGAGGGCCAACTGCTGCTGACGACCGGCCGCCAATTCGTCGACAACCCGGCCCCCGACTTTGACTCCTACGTTGCGCGGCTGCTCACAGCCGGAGTCGCAGCCCTCGGGTTCGGAACCGAAGTGATCACCCACGGGGTTCCCGACAAGCTCATTGACGCCTGTGTCGCTGTCGGTCTGCCGCTGTTCGAAGTTCCCTACCGCATCCCGTTCATCGCCATCAGTCGCCTGGTTGCCGACAACGAAGCCGAACAGACCAGAGCCGGATTCGATCGCGCGCTCGCCGCCCAAAACGACATCGCGCGTGCCGCCGTCGGCAAAGGGCGCCTGGGTGCTGCCGCCGCGCGCGCGGCCGAGCATCTTGACTGCCACGTGTGGATTTTCGACGCCGACGGCGAAGTGGTGGGTGATCCAAGCGAGACCAGCATGCCCGACTGCCCTCCCGACATCCGATCCTCAGTGAACACACTCCTGGCACGAGCGCGCCGCGCCCGCGTCGCCGACGTCGCCGACAACACCCCCGACGCGCACCGCATCGTTCAGACGCTGGGCGCGAGCAGTCGACTCTGTGGCGCCGTAGCGTGGTCGCGCAGCAGCGAATTTGGTGACCTTGATCGGTCAGTGATGACGGTGCTGGCGGCGCTTGCCGAGGTGTCGCTCGAGCAGACCGAAAATCTGCGGGTGGGTCACCGTGCGATTCTCGAGCAACTGTTTCAGCTTCTGAAAGATGGCCGTGTCGACAGTGTGCGCCGTGCCGTGCGGGTTGCCGGCATTGAGCTTCCGGTACAGCGGTTTGCTGTTGCCGCGCTCAACCTCAGCGACACGAGCGCCAGTGTGCGTGATGTGCTCGAACGCCGCGCAGCCCGACCCGAGAGCCGCTTCTTTGCGGTAGCGGATGGTCGGCACCTGCTTGTGCTCATCGACGCCGGTCAGCTTGCCGCCGAACGGCGCTTCTTCAGCATCAACAACCTCACCGTGGGGCTGTCGGGTGAGGTCGGCTGGACCGAACTTACCGGCGCCATCACGCAGGCGACACGCTCCCTCGACGCGGCCCAACCCGGCACGATCACCGAGTTCGAGAGTCTGGTGGGAGAAAGCTTCTTCGGGCTTCTCGCTACCAGTTCGGTCGCCGATATTGCCCACGCACGACTGGCCCGCGTGATCGATTCACCGGAGGGCTTGGCGCTGCTGCGCGCCGCGCAGGTGTGGCTTCGGCACAATGGGCAGTGGGATCCGGCGGCACGAGAGTTGGGCATCCACCGACACGGGTTGAAGACGAGGATGCAGCGACTCGCCGATCTCACCAATTTGGGCCTCGACAGCTTTCAGGGTCGCGCCGAATTGTGGGCAATGTTGGCCGCGATCGATCTCAACGAGAAGCCATAA